The Syngnathoides biaculeatus isolate LvHL_M chromosome 6, ASM1980259v1, whole genome shotgun sequence genome has a window encoding:
- the tmem117 gene encoding transmembrane protein 117, whose translation MDAATAFRYYFKHPWSRITVAYLVIFLNFLIFAEDPLSHSQKEARIGVVGNCFSFLFSKYPRARWNFVKGVCWILGIFTGLLVGKFVVHQQLFGRYLRLTVFREDQGSWMTMFFTTILSLFIFSHIYNLFLLMAGGMELHMVTDQMGIRNATFMKIAAVGTWMGDFVTAWMVTDMMLQDNNYPHWGKAARRFWKQGNNRIVLFWTVLVTLTSVVVLAIVYDWINWDKLNRGFLPSNEVSRAFLASFILVFDLLIVMQDWEFPHFMGNLDINLPGLPTAQVHFRLPLCRNIIKEEYHIHITGKWFNYGIIFLVMILDLNMWKNQIFYQPYEYGQYVGPKKAIFTVGKPDTLKKFNRSTLTFEWRSANVDPSTNRAYVKQDLFMHSRYIGASMKIKWLAFIPSLVAFLAFGFFIWRLGRFEKTKTLEEDQDKSYERMMRKSPTEYNEMAPSPEETQDFGAPDGLERSGTSAPHSADGDHSAASSTDSPETREAQPGVAIDAEPPEEPDASQDAPFLMWLGVSQDDEPPEKPDVSEDVRTESP comes from the exons ATGGACGCAGCCACCGCCTTCCGATATTACTTCAAGCACCCGTGGTCGCGCATCACCGTGGCCTACCTGGTCATCTTCCTCAACTTCCTCATCTTTGCCGAGGACCCGTTGTCCCACAGTCAGAAGGAGGCGCGCATCGGCGTGGTGGGCAACTGCTTCTCCTTCCTGTTCAGCAAGTACCCAAGAGCGAGGTGGAACTTCGTCAAAGGGGTGTGCTGGATACTGGGGATTTTCACCGGCCTCCTCGTCGGGAAGTTTGTAGTTCACCAACAGCTTTTTG GTCGATACCTGCGCCTGACAGTGTTCCGCGAGGATCAAGGGTCCTGGATGACCATGTTCTTCACCACCATCCTCTCGCTCTTCATTTTCTCGCACATCTACAACCTCTTCCTGCTGATGGCTGGTGGCATGGA GCTTCACATGGTGACGGATCAGATGGGGATCAGGAACGCGACTTTTATGAAGATCGCCGCAGTGGGTACTTGGATgggggactttgtcactgcgtgGATG GTGACAGATATGATGCTTCAGGATAATAATTACCCACACTGGGGGAAAGCCGCGAGAAGGTTCTGGAAACAAGGCAACAATAGGATTGTCCTCTTCTG GACCGTGCTCGTCACGCTGACGTCAGTGGTGGTTCTCGCCATCGTTTACGACTGGATCAACTGGGACAAGCTGAACCGAGGGTTCTTGCCCAGCAATGAGGTCTCCAGAGCCTTCCTGGCCTCGTTCATCTTGGTCTTCGACCTCCTCATTGTCATGCAG GACTGGGAGTTCCCTCACTTCATGGGCAACCTGGATATAAATCTGCCAGGTTTGCCGACTGCGCAGGTGCATTTCAGGCTTCCCCTCTGCAGAAATATTATCAAAGAGGAGTACCACATTCATATCACAG GTAAGTGGTTCAACTACGGCATCATCTTCCTGGTGATGATTTTGGACCTGAACATGTGGAAGAACCAGATCTTCTACCAACCGTACGAGTACGGCCAGTACGTGGGGCCCAAAAAGGCGATCTTCACCGTGGGGAAGCCAGACACGCTCAAGAAGTTCAACCGCAGCACGCTGACTTTCGAGTGGCGCTCCGCCAACGTGGACCCGAGCACCAACCGGGCCTACGTCAAGCAGGACTTGTTTATGCACAGCCGCTACATCGGGGCCAGCATGAAGATCAAGTGGCTGGCGTTCATCCCCAGCCTGGTGGCCTTCCTCGCCTTCGGCTTCTTCATCTGGCGGCTGGGTCGGTTCGAGAAAACAAAGactttggaggaagaccaagacAAGAGCTACGAGAGGATGATGAGGAAGTCGCCGACAGAATATAACGAGATGGCCCCCTCCCCCGAGGAAACGCAAGATTTCGGCGCGCCCGACGGCCTCGAGCGTTCGGGAACGTCCGCGCCGCACTCGGCGGACGGAGATCACTCGGCGGCCAGCTCGACCGACTCTCCGGAAACCCGAGAGGCGCAGCCCGGCGTCGCGATCGACGCGGAGCCCCCCGAGGAACCGGACGCCTCTCAAGACGCCCCGTTCCTCATGTGGCTCGGTGTCAGTCAGGACGACGAGCCGCCCGAGAAACCGGACGTCTCAGAAGACGTCCGGACGGAGTCGCCGTGA